A part of Haloarchaeobius sp. HME9146 genomic DNA contains:
- a CDS encoding Vms1/Ankzf1 family peptidyl-tRNA hydrolase produces MLDELLGRAELKTRIEELEADKQRLQNQLEAEQERRADAATARQDAEERVNRLEDRIAQLEGELDRVDTDETDLAFRGQEDLHGERLSEVLDRLASVETGPEGALSAMVTDEVPEAAAETLGQRATLLDRAAPCLYYTDDAGLVQVALDAPLAPEEFCEWGESFRLDRAWVEPVGRFSLALVRADLFALGTYEGTERVAVSGFESDVKGKHSKGGFSQARFERIRDEQIDSHLDDCREAIADRDADRLVVVGDRRLVREFADEAVATAAVDATGDPRAALDDAFHEFFSTRLRLL; encoded by the coding sequence ATGCTCGACGAGTTGCTCGGCCGCGCCGAACTGAAGACGCGCATCGAGGAGCTGGAGGCCGACAAGCAGCGCCTCCAGAACCAGCTGGAGGCCGAACAGGAGCGTCGCGCCGACGCCGCGACCGCGAGACAGGACGCCGAGGAGCGGGTGAACCGGCTCGAAGACCGCATCGCCCAGCTCGAGGGCGAACTCGACCGGGTCGACACCGACGAGACCGACCTCGCGTTCCGGGGACAGGAGGACCTCCACGGGGAGCGACTGTCCGAGGTGCTCGACCGACTGGCGAGCGTCGAGACCGGCCCCGAGGGTGCCCTCTCCGCGATGGTGACCGACGAGGTCCCCGAGGCGGCCGCCGAGACGCTCGGCCAGCGCGCCACGCTGCTCGACCGGGCCGCGCCGTGTCTGTACTACACCGACGACGCCGGACTGGTCCAGGTGGCCCTCGACGCGCCGCTCGCGCCCGAGGAGTTCTGCGAGTGGGGTGAGTCGTTCCGTCTCGACCGCGCCTGGGTCGAGCCCGTGGGGCGCTTCTCGCTGGCGCTCGTCCGCGCGGACCTGTTCGCGCTCGGGACCTACGAGGGCACCGAGCGAGTCGCAGTCTCCGGGTTCGAGAGCGACGTGAAGGGCAAGCACTCGAAGGGCGGCTTCTCACAGGCACGCTTCGAGCGCATCCGCGACGAACAGATCGACTCCCACCTCGACGACTGTCGGGAGGCCATCGCCGACCGCGACGCCGACCGGCTCGTGGTCGTCGGCGACCGCCGGCTCGTCCGGGAGTTCGCGGACGAGGCGGTCGCGACCGCGGCCGTCGACGCCACCGGCGACCCGAGAGCCGCGCTCGACGACGCGTTCCACGAGTTCTTCTCGACCCGGTTACGCCTGCTCTAA
- a CDS encoding TfoX/Sxy family protein: protein MTVTVVESVVGAWDGVEQRRLFGHPSFTVDERLFALVDEDRLALTTLTPPEREELASLVPVEPFITEGLTAAAWAVVSLTDLDAAEPYLRASYENARRK, encoded by the coding sequence GTGACCGTCACGGTCGTCGAATCGGTCGTCGGTGCATGGGACGGGGTCGAGCAACGACGGCTGTTCGGCCACCCGTCGTTCACCGTCGACGAGCGACTGTTCGCCCTGGTGGACGAGGACAGACTCGCACTCACGACGCTCACGCCGCCCGAGCGCGAGGAACTCGCCTCGCTCGTTCCGGTCGAACCGTTCATCACCGAGGGGCTGACCGCGGCGGCGTGGGCGGTCGTCTCGCTGACCGACCTCGACGCGGCCGAACCGTACCTTCGGGCCAGCTACGAGAACGCCCGGAGAAAGTAG
- a CDS encoding DUF5802 family protein, with the protein MFEEFSRSYYLGRLYVTPSEQDGAVMARTQHERVTEQLYHDGSGITRLDSPLVMKLDTAHLAVHGDEAVPDRLFDRLDIDTPPALTEVFLAKADRASQLLQFTGYGETRLSDGAGEPGAGGSSRDGWSVGGGPDAGT; encoded by the coding sequence ATGTTCGAGGAATTCTCTCGCAGCTACTATCTCGGGCGGCTCTACGTCACGCCCTCCGAGCAGGACGGTGCCGTCATGGCACGCACCCAGCACGAACGCGTCACCGAACAACTCTACCACGACGGGTCGGGCATCACGCGACTCGACAGCCCCCTCGTGATGAAACTCGACACGGCCCACCTCGCGGTCCACGGGGACGAGGCCGTCCCGGACCGGCTGTTCGACCGACTCGACATCGACACCCCGCCCGCACTCACGGAGGTCTTCCTCGCCAAGGCGGACCGGGCCAGCCAGTTGCTCCAGTTCACCGGCTACGGCGAGACGCGGCTGTCCGACGGAGCCGGAGAACCCGGTGCTGGCGGCAGTTCACGCGACGGCTGGTCGGTCGGTGGCGGTCCCGACGCCGGAACGTAG
- a CDS encoding NAD-binding protein, translated as MGLRSRLFGARAPVALTTAVALLSIVTGITNMAVETTPIFLGSWFPESVQQTAGFTGTLTGFVMLVAAYGLRRGLRSAWYVALVLLPVTGIQGVVQASQFSLPLIALSLVSIPFLLLNRKRFDREVELSATQKAAGIALVGVQFYGTIGAYALRDEFPRIGEGSLGLLDAFYFTIVTASTVGYGDVTPDSFRGELFAISVVVLGTASFAVALGALFSPIIEARFARALGRMTDTQLELLENHVIVLGYGDLTEPILEELTAGDVPFVVITPDQTRAAELSDRGMNVLTADPSDEEPLQRAQLQDATAVVAATNNDAEDALAVLTARQLRPDVRIVAAATDTENAGKLRRAGADTVISPASIGGHLLVESALSGKDTERIADEILETKENERADD; from the coding sequence ATGGGGTTGCGAAGTCGACTGTTCGGTGCGCGCGCGCCAGTCGCGTTGACGACAGCGGTCGCGCTGCTCTCGATCGTCACCGGCATCACCAACATGGCCGTCGAGACGACGCCCATCTTCCTCGGGAGCTGGTTCCCCGAGTCGGTCCAGCAGACCGCCGGCTTCACCGGCACGCTCACCGGTTTCGTCATGCTGGTGGCCGCCTACGGGCTCAGGCGCGGCCTCCGGTCCGCCTGGTACGTCGCGCTGGTGTTGCTCCCGGTGACGGGCATCCAGGGCGTGGTCCAGGCGAGTCAGTTCTCGCTCCCCCTCATCGCCCTGTCGCTGGTGAGCATCCCCTTCCTGCTGCTCAACCGCAAGCGATTCGACCGCGAGGTCGAACTCAGCGCCACCCAGAAGGCCGCGGGCATCGCACTCGTCGGGGTCCAGTTCTACGGGACCATCGGTGCCTACGCCCTGCGCGACGAGTTCCCGCGCATCGGTGAGGGCTCGCTCGGCCTCCTCGACGCCTTCTACTTCACCATCGTCACCGCGAGTACCGTCGGGTACGGTGACGTGACACCCGACAGTTTCCGTGGCGAACTGTTCGCCATCTCCGTCGTCGTCCTCGGGACGGCGAGTTTCGCGGTCGCACTCGGTGCACTGTTCTCGCCGATCATCGAAGCCAGATTCGCACGCGCACTCGGTAGAATGACTGATACACAGCTCGAACTCCTCGAAAACCACGTCATCGTCCTCGGCTACGGTGACCTGACGGAACCGATTCTCGAAGAACTCACGGCCGGCGACGTCCCGTTCGTCGTCATCACGCCCGACCAGACGCGGGCGGCCGAACTCTCGGACCGGGGCATGAACGTCCTCACGGCGGACCCGAGCGACGAGGAACCGCTCCAGCGCGCCCAGTTGCAGGACGCGACGGCCGTGGTGGCCGCCACGAACAACGACGCCGAGGACGCGTTGGCCGTCCTGACGGCCCGCCAGCTCCGCCCCGACGTGCGAATCGTCGCGGCCGCGACGGACACCGAGAACGCCGGCAAGCTCCGGCGCGCCGGCGCGGACACCGTCATCAGCCCGGCGAGCATCGGTGGCCACCTGCTCGTCGAGTCCGCGCTCAGCGGGAAAGACACCGAGCGCATCGCCGACGAGATACTGGAGACGAAAGAGAACGAGCGAGCGGACGACTAG
- a CDS encoding potassium channel family protein, which yields MATLPVEILYGLYLGLLAGIIPALVSGSLGFIFKYFTGVTVPGLGVVVLATAIAGINGGLMGLLEESVKSSPRILTAAVVVMMLSLWAHSQGDKLGANMPRRFSLSGLRKRTLSAEVVDFVGGVGKVTITPTGPVRDMEGYPPLPADLRETLSEGSWALPADLPLSELETRLTERLKTEYDLADVAVSLDSRARAQITAAPPTSGLSRRVPTGKRAVSVQTLVPTGCARGDDLTLLTEAGRTAGTLLSADSGGGKGSKADSGSDKPTATDGGTDDESVPAPTTAPTTTGGEGRITVAVPRPAASDLLGVDWARVMIQSRGTRREFELVSLLRRSGKRFRKLTVAADGPLAGTTIGEASIRDSYDVAVMSVRKAPVEGATEQERRWVFAPRGSTELAAGDELFVVGRRQALDSFAEVVA from the coding sequence ATGGCTACGCTTCCGGTCGAAATCCTCTACGGTCTCTACCTCGGCCTGCTCGCGGGCATCATCCCCGCGCTCGTCTCCGGCAGTCTCGGCTTCATCTTCAAGTACTTCACCGGGGTGACGGTCCCCGGGCTCGGTGTGGTCGTTCTGGCGACAGCCATCGCCGGCATCAACGGGGGGCTGATGGGACTCCTGGAGGAGAGCGTGAAGAGTTCGCCGCGGATTCTGACCGCCGCGGTCGTCGTGATGATGCTCTCGCTGTGGGCACACAGCCAGGGCGACAAACTCGGGGCGAACATGCCCCGGCGGTTCTCGCTGTCCGGCCTGCGAAAGCGGACCCTGTCCGCGGAGGTGGTCGACTTCGTCGGCGGGGTCGGCAAGGTGACCATCACGCCGACGGGGCCCGTCCGCGACATGGAGGGCTACCCGCCGCTGCCCGCCGACCTCCGCGAGACGCTCTCCGAGGGCTCGTGGGCGCTCCCGGCCGACCTCCCGCTGTCTGAACTGGAGACGCGGCTCACCGAGCGCCTGAAGACCGAGTACGACCTCGCCGACGTGGCGGTCTCGCTCGACTCGCGGGCACGGGCACAGATCACGGCTGCCCCACCCACGAGTGGGCTCTCCCGGCGCGTCCCGACGGGCAAGCGTGCGGTGTCCGTGCAGACGCTGGTTCCGACGGGCTGTGCCCGCGGTGACGACCTGACGCTGCTTACCGAGGCGGGCCGGACCGCCGGCACGCTCCTCAGTGCGGACTCGGGCGGCGGGAAAGGGTCGAAGGCGGACTCGGGGTCGGACAAGCCGACCGCGACCGACGGCGGCACCGACGACGAGAGCGTTCCCGCCCCGACGACCGCGCCGACGACCACCGGCGGGGAGGGACGCATCACCGTCGCGGTCCCGCGGCCAGCAGCGTCCGACCTCCTCGGCGTCGACTGGGCCCGCGTGATGATCCAGTCCCGGGGGACCCGCCGGGAGTTCGAACTGGTCTCGCTGCTTCGGCGTTCCGGGAAGCGGTTCCGGAAACTGACCGTCGCGGCCGACGGCCCCCTCGCGGGCACGACCATCGGTGAGGCGAGCATCCGGGATAGTTACGACGTGGCGGTCATGTCGGTCCGGAAAGCGCCCGTCGAGGGCGCGACCGAGCAGGAGCGGCGGTGGGTGTTCGCGCCCCGCGGCTCCACCGAACTCGCGGCCGGCGACGAACTGTTCGTGGTCGGGCGTCGCCAGGCGCTCGACTCGTTCGCGGAGGTGGTCGCATGA
- a CDS encoding sensor histidine kinase: MTEAVVLVDHDDRIVDANPAATEALFGGRGTPTGASLNEVLPAVSARRDGGSAQTRTVVDDQVYEVSGSTVTDHRDRELGRVLVFTDVTERHRRDKRLSVLNRVLRHNVRNDVTIVDGYAQLLEEQTEDDDLATAAADIREVAGDIVAISKRARELQLVLDSDGETVGNLTDRLTAVVSAVRSRYPDVRVDADIPPGAMVPSPDVCETVVENLLVNAAAHNTGERQHVWLTAERDGDDLLVVVADDGPGIPSSERAPLSNEAETPLDHGSGLGLWVVNWGVHAVGGDVTFDTGDDGTVVTVTLPLATVDEGESNVADALEQA; the protein is encoded by the coding sequence ATGACCGAAGCCGTCGTCCTCGTCGACCACGACGACCGCATCGTCGACGCCAACCCCGCCGCCACCGAGGCGCTCTTCGGGGGCAGAGGGACCCCGACCGGTGCGTCACTGAACGAGGTCCTCCCCGCCGTCTCCGCCCGCCGGGACGGGGGCAGTGCCCAGACCAGGACGGTGGTCGACGACCAGGTGTACGAGGTGAGCGGGTCGACTGTCACCGACCACCGCGACCGGGAACTCGGCCGCGTCCTCGTGTTCACCGACGTGACCGAGCGCCACCGCCGCGACAAGCGCCTGTCGGTCCTCAACCGGGTGCTCCGACACAACGTCCGCAACGACGTGACCATCGTCGACGGCTACGCACAACTGCTCGAAGAACAGACCGAGGACGACGACCTCGCGACCGCTGCGGCCGACATCCGCGAGGTCGCTGGCGACATCGTGGCCATCTCGAAACGTGCCCGGGAGCTCCAGCTCGTGCTCGACTCGGATGGCGAGACGGTCGGCAACCTCACGGACCGGCTGACGGCGGTCGTCTCGGCGGTGCGGTCCAGGTACCCCGACGTTCGGGTCGATGCCGACATCCCGCCCGGGGCGATGGTGCCCAGCCCCGACGTGTGCGAGACGGTCGTCGAGAACCTGCTGGTCAACGCGGCCGCACACAACACCGGCGAACGACAGCACGTCTGGCTGACCGCCGAGCGCGACGGCGACGACCTGCTCGTCGTCGTCGCGGACGACGGCCCAGGCATCCCGAGTTCCGAGCGCGCGCCGCTCTCGAACGAGGCGGAGACGCCGCTCGACCACGGGAGTGGGCTCGGGCTCTGGGTCGTCAACTGGGGCGTCCACGCCGTCGGTGGCGACGTGACCTTCGACACCGGCGACGACGGCACCGTCGTCACCGTCACCCTGCCCTTGGCCACGGTCGACGAGGGCGAATCCAACGTCGCAGACGCCTTAGAGCAGGCGTAA
- a CDS encoding ubiquitin-like small modifier protein 1 encodes MHWKLFADLAEVAGAKEVDVDVAAADPTVGDALDALFDAHPGLRDRVLDDEGDVAPQINILKNGSNVQMEGEGMDEPVTEDDELALFPPVSGGSA; translated from the coding sequence ATGCACTGGAAGCTGTTCGCCGACCTCGCCGAAGTCGCCGGCGCGAAGGAGGTCGACGTGGACGTGGCGGCCGCCGACCCGACCGTCGGCGACGCCCTCGACGCCCTGTTCGACGCCCACCCCGGCCTTCGCGACCGGGTCCTCGACGACGAGGGCGACGTGGCCCCGCAGATAAACATCCTCAAGAACGGCTCGAACGTCCAGATGGAGGGCGAGGGCATGGACGAGCCCGTGACAGAAGACGACGAGCTGGCGCTGTTCCCGCCCGTGAGTGGTGGTTCTGCGTAA
- the gatD gene encoding Glu-tRNA(Gln) amidotransferase subunit GatD, with amino-acid sequence MNPGDRVRVTRADSEYEGVLLPSSTAEQLVVKLDGGYNVGIDRAESDVEVLESDVYQIEAAQKDSEAASEVEFDEDLPTIALISTGGTIASTVDYRTGAVTAQFDAEDVLRAVPDLAGRANYRGRVVANILSENMEVPIWQDLAEAIHEEVENGADGVVVMHGTDTMQYSASAMSFMLDSPVPIVFTGSQRSADRPSSDNVMNAVCAVEAAKADAAEVMVCMHGSESDDICALHRGTRVRKNHTSRRDAFETIGAEPLGIVDYDSETVEFHGEYEARGEADLAIYPDLESEVELVKFTPGMDPAFFDACEGKAGVIIEGTGLGHVHTDFIPTIEELVEDGTHVVMTSQCLEGRVCDRVYDTGRDLLDAGVVEGEDMLPAVAKVKLMWALANRDDAEIARTMREPLAGEITEQSRPWNA; translated from the coding sequence ATGAACCCAGGCGACCGCGTCCGCGTCACGCGGGCCGATAGCGAGTACGAGGGCGTCTTGCTCCCGTCGTCGACAGCCGAGCAGCTCGTGGTCAAGCTCGACGGTGGCTACAACGTCGGCATCGACCGCGCCGAGAGCGACGTCGAGGTACTGGAGTCCGACGTCTACCAGATCGAGGCCGCACAGAAAGACAGCGAGGCGGCGAGCGAGGTGGAGTTCGACGAGGACCTCCCGACCATCGCACTCATCTCGACCGGTGGCACCATCGCCTCGACCGTCGACTACCGCACCGGCGCGGTGACGGCCCAGTTCGACGCCGAGGACGTGCTCCGGGCGGTCCCGGACCTCGCGGGCCGGGCGAACTACCGCGGCCGCGTCGTCGCGAACATCCTCTCCGAGAACATGGAGGTCCCCATCTGGCAGGACCTCGCCGAGGCCATCCACGAAGAGGTCGAGAACGGGGCCGACGGCGTCGTCGTCATGCACGGCACCGACACGATGCAGTACTCCGCCTCCGCGATGTCGTTCATGCTCGACTCGCCGGTCCCCATCGTCTTCACCGGCAGCCAGCGCTCCGCGGACCGCCCCTCCTCGGACAACGTGATGAACGCGGTCTGCGCCGTGGAGGCCGCGAAGGCCGACGCCGCCGAGGTCATGGTCTGCATGCACGGCTCCGAGAGCGACGACATCTGCGCGCTCCACCGCGGCACCCGCGTCCGCAAGAACCACACCTCCCGGCGTGACGCCTTCGAGACCATCGGCGCAGAGCCGCTCGGTATCGTCGACTACGACTCCGAGACCGTGGAGTTCCACGGCGAGTACGAGGCGCGCGGCGAGGCCGACCTCGCCATCTACCCGGATCTCGAATCCGAGGTCGAACTCGTGAAGTTCACGCCCGGTATGGACCCCGCGTTCTTCGACGCGTGCGAGGGCAAAGCCGGCGTCATCATCGAGGGGACCGGCCTCGGCCACGTCCACACCGATTTCATCCCGACCATCGAGGAACTGGTCGAAGACGGCACCCACGTCGTCATGACCAGCCAGTGTCTCGAAGGCCGCGTCTGTGACCGCGTGTACGACACCGGCCGCGACCTGCTCGACGCCGGCGTCGTCGAGGGCGAGGACATGCTCCCCGCCGTCGCGAAGGTCAAGCTCATGTGGGCGCTCGCGAACCGCGACGACGCGGAGATCGCGCGGACCATGCGGGAACCGCTCGCCGGCGAGATAACCGAGCAGTCCCGTCCCTGGAACGCGTAG
- a CDS encoding GNAT family N-acetyltransferase, with the protein MTTEVTYRRATHDDYDDVVAFTKDTWADRDGSDYIPRIYHDWLEEEDEYDQQYTCVAEVDGQVVSIAQTVLLSTREAWCQGMRTDPDYRGQAIGRELTHEMWDWAREQGATVARNMVFSWNMMGLGHSRGVGFGPATEFRWMHPEPDSAAEGPLDTTDDPNVAWNYWTDCDARDHLAGLGLAMDESWAVVELRPELFERAAENQMLAAVTSDSGVRGVTYRVRDYERENEEGEPKTWAEYGVAGWDDLDAARELVAAVKRDAASLDADHVRVLIPETVEYVSDASLLRAGISDEPDFVMAADLTADYRGQFGSR; encoded by the coding sequence ATGACGACCGAAGTCACCTACCGGCGCGCGACCCACGACGACTACGACGACGTGGTCGCGTTCACGAAGGACACCTGGGCCGACCGCGACGGGAGCGACTACATCCCGCGCATCTACCACGACTGGCTGGAAGAGGAGGACGAGTACGACCAGCAGTACACCTGCGTCGCCGAGGTCGACGGCCAGGTCGTCTCCATCGCCCAGACCGTCCTGCTCTCCACCCGCGAAGCCTGGTGCCAGGGCATGCGCACCGACCCCGACTACCGCGGACAGGCCATCGGGCGCGAACTCACCCACGAGATGTGGGACTGGGCCCGCGAGCAGGGTGCCACCGTCGCCCGCAACATGGTGTTCTCGTGGAACATGATGGGCCTGGGCCACTCCCGCGGCGTCGGGTTCGGCCCCGCGACCGAGTTCCGCTGGATGCACCCCGAGCCCGATTCGGCGGCGGAAGGTCCCCTCGACACCACCGACGACCCGAACGTCGCCTGGAACTACTGGACCGACTGCGACGCCCGCGACCACCTCGCCGGACTCGGCCTCGCGATGGACGAATCCTGGGCCGTCGTCGAGTTGCGCCCCGAACTGTTCGAACGCGCCGCCGAGAACCAGATGCTCGCCGCCGTAACGAGTGATTCCGGTGTCCGCGGTGTCACGTACCGTGTCCGTGACTACGAGCGCGAGAACGAGGAGGGCGAGCCGAAGACCTGGGCCGAGTACGGCGTCGCCGGCTGGGACGACCTCGACGCGGCCCGGGAGCTGGTCGCTGCAGTGAAGCGCGACGCCGCATCACTGGACGCCGACCACGTCCGCGTCCTCATCCCCGAAACGGTGGAGTACGTGTCGGACGCGTCGTTGCTTCGTGCGGGGATATCGGATGAGCCTGACTTCGTGATGGCCGCCGACTTGACGGCCGACTATCGCGGCCAGTTCGGCTCGAGGTAA
- a CDS encoding DUF1611 domain-containing protein — MRIAILAHEKFPDRAKTALGLLRYSDDEVVAVLDRDEAGARVNDFVGDVQDAPVVDSMADAPECDALVIGIAPIGGGFDESWRDDVRTALERGCDLVAGLHYFLEDDEEFASLAAEHDCDIWDVRKPDADLTVAQGVAGQVDAEVVLTVGSDCSVGKMTATMELCEAAREAGHDAAVIPTGQTGIMIEGWGNPIDRVVSDFTAGAVEEMILEKGDDHDYLFVEGQGAITHPAYSAVTCGILHGAQPDKLVLCHRAGQERVHGYEDYPLQDLDTYVDLYESLAAPVHETEVVGGSLNTSGIESDEAAREALEEFADAIDAPAADLVRFDADDLLEAIL, encoded by the coding sequence ATGCGAATCGCCATCCTCGCCCACGAGAAGTTCCCGGACCGCGCGAAGACCGCACTCGGCCTGTTGCGCTACTCGGACGACGAGGTCGTCGCCGTCCTGGACCGCGACGAAGCCGGCGCTCGCGTCAACGACTTCGTCGGCGACGTGCAGGACGCCCCCGTGGTGGACTCGATGGCCGACGCGCCCGAGTGTGACGCGCTCGTCATCGGCATCGCCCCCATCGGCGGCGGCTTCGACGAGTCCTGGCGCGACGACGTCCGGACCGCGCTCGAACGGGGCTGCGACCTCGTCGCCGGCCTCCACTACTTCCTCGAAGACGACGAGGAGTTCGCGAGCCTCGCGGCCGAACACGACTGCGACATCTGGGACGTCCGCAAGCCCGACGCCGACCTGACGGTGGCCCAGGGCGTCGCCGGGCAGGTCGACGCCGAGGTCGTCCTCACGGTCGGGTCGGACTGCTCGGTCGGGAAGATGACGGCGACGATGGAGCTGTGCGAGGCCGCCCGCGAGGCCGGCCACGACGCGGCCGTCATCCCGACCGGACAGACTGGCATCATGATAGAGGGGTGGGGCAACCCCATCGACCGGGTCGTGAGCGACTTCACCGCCGGCGCGGTCGAGGAGATGATACTGGAGAAGGGCGACGACCACGACTACCTGTTCGTCGAGGGGCAGGGCGCCATCACGCACCCGGCGTACTCCGCCGTCACCTGTGGCATCCTCCACGGTGCCCAGCCGGACAAACTCGTCCTCTGCCATCGGGCGGGCCAGGAGCGCGTCCACGGGTACGAGGACTACCCGCTCCAGGACCTCGACACGTACGTCGACCTGTACGAGTCCCTGGCTGCGCCGGTCCACGAGACCGAGGTGGTCGGCGGGTCGCTCAACACGTCGGGAATCGAGTCGGACGAGGCGGCCCGTGAGGCCCTCGAGGAGTTCGCCGACGCCATCGACGCACCCGCGGCCGACCTGGTCCGCTTCGACGCCGACGACCTGCTGGAGGCGATTCTATGA
- a CDS encoding potassium transporter TrkA translates to MTTAGIPATAAQVVVPGITMNQLFVAIIRILSLGALAAVVAGLVAVLYRWYTREGVPDGVAILIGIGAVALVLNTEETLASTTAVDTAAAATTISSIVAAGIGADLGRRGGDTFAANAFAVTGTAKLDREVSQLVRAVGRAVTVTLPEEVDDIDGYDPVDPETKEALAETTFVFPRRITVVELRDRVVARLKDDYGVGHVDLDIAEDGTVSYLAVGSRAAGIGPTLAPGTVAIAITADPAHAASPGDVVQVWERTEDGLQRRATGELRATSGDVVTLAVDETDAESLSDTTEYRLVTLPAEPSADREFASLLRVADETMGAVAIDEGSALAGLTVGALDVTVAAVRAPDGAVTATPARHTELPAGTTVYVIARPDALRTFEAAATAAAEEPAAEAQAETLS, encoded by the coding sequence ATGACGACTGCCGGCATCCCGGCCACGGCCGCACAGGTCGTCGTCCCCGGCATCACGATGAACCAGCTGTTCGTCGCCATCATCCGGATTCTCAGCCTCGGGGCGCTCGCGGCCGTCGTCGCCGGCCTCGTCGCCGTCCTCTACCGGTGGTACACCCGCGAGGGCGTCCCGGACGGGGTCGCCATCCTCATCGGTATCGGGGCGGTCGCGCTCGTCCTCAACACCGAGGAGACGCTGGCGAGTACGACCGCGGTGGACACGGCCGCCGCGGCGACGACCATCAGCAGCATCGTCGCCGCCGGCATCGGGGCGGACCTCGGCCGCCGGGGCGGCGACACCTTCGCGGCCAACGCCTTCGCCGTCACCGGGACGGCCAAACTCGACCGCGAGGTCTCCCAGCTCGTCCGGGCGGTCGGCCGGGCAGTCACCGTCACCCTCCCCGAGGAGGTCGACGACATCGACGGCTACGACCCGGTCGACCCCGAAACGAAGGAAGCACTCGCCGAGACCACCTTCGTCTTCCCGCGGCGAATCACCGTCGTCGAGTTGCGCGACCGGGTCGTCGCGCGGCTCAAGGACGACTACGGCGTCGGCCACGTCGACCTCGACATCGCCGAGGACGGGACCGTCTCCTACCTCGCGGTCGGCTCGCGCGCCGCCGGAATCGGGCCGACGCTCGCCCCGGGGACCGTCGCCATCGCCATCACGGCCGACCCCGCCCACGCCGCCAGCCCCGGCGACGTGGTGCAGGTGTGGGAGCGAACCGAAGACGGGCTGCAGCGCCGCGCCACCGGCGAACTCCGGGCGACCAGCGGCGACGTGGTCACGCTCGCCGTCGACGAGACCGACGCCGAATCCCTGTCAGATACGACCGAGTACCGCCTCGTCACGCTCCCGGCCGAACCAAGCGCCGACCGGGAGTTCGCCTCCCTGCTGCGGGTCGCCGACGAGACCATGGGCGCGGTCGCCATCGACGAGGGCTCCGCGCTCGCCGGCCTGACCGTCGGCGCGCTCGACGTGACCGTCGCCGCCGTCCGCGCCCCCGACGGGGCCGTGACGGCGACGCCCGCGCGGCACACCGAACTCCCGGCCGGGACCACCGTCTACGTCATCGCCCGCCCCGACGCGCTCCGGACGTTCGAGGCGGCGGCGACCGCGGCCGCCGAGGAACCGGCAGCCGAAGCGCAGGCAGAAACCCTTTCCTGA
- a CDS encoding metalloregulator ArsR/SmtB family transcription factor yields the protein MDSAALLDLLGNENRRRILRLLARKPCYVTEISEYLGVSPKAVIEHLRKLEDAGLIESHTDDQRRKYFHIARNLRLEVNVSPYGFATKSAYPASKSLDMTTCRHLKLDVQYSEDEHEPKDLIADLSRLEELENELSMAQRWVQGRMTDVLDRITETVGAGSDSRLYADTLLAVRSEPKSVIEIANSVDAPPAMVEEVLADLQENGLVRYTGEGWSLGD from the coding sequence ATGGATTCAGCGGCGCTGCTCGACCTGCTCGGGAACGAAAATCGCAGACGGATACTCCGTCTGCTGGCGCGCAAGCCCTGCTACGTGACCGAGATCAGCGAGTACCTCGGTGTCAGCCCGAAGGCCGTCATCGAACACCTCCGGAAACTGGAGGACGCGGGGCTCATCGAGAGCCACACCGACGACCAGCGACGCAAGTACTTCCACATCGCGCGGAACCTCCGGCTGGAGGTGAACGTCTCGCCCTACGGCTTCGCGACCAAGAGCGCCTACCCGGCCTCGAAGAGCCTGGACATGACGACGTGTCGCCACCTCAAGCTCGACGTGCAGTACTCCGAGGACGAGCACGAGCCGAAGGACCTCATCGCGGACCTCTCTCGCCTGGAGGAGCTGGAGAACGAGCTCTCGATGGCCCAGCGATGGGTCCAGGGTCGCATGACGGACGTGCTCGACCGCATCACGGAGACGGTCGGCGCGGGCTCGGACTCGCGGCTCTACGCGGACACCTTGCTCGCGGTGCGGTCGGAGCCGAAGTCGGTCATCGAGATCGCCAACTCGGTGGACGCCCCACCCGCGATGGTCGAGGAGGTACTCGCGGACCTACAGGAGAACGGACTGGTTCGATATACGGGCGAGGGCTGGTCGCTGGGCGACTGA